The Microbacterium oleivorans genome contains the following window.
GAACAGGTGATCGACGGGACCGTCGAAGAAGCCCTGGATCTGCGCGGCGTGCAGGTCGACGCTCATCACGCGGTCGGCACCGGCGGTCTTGAACAGATCCGCCACCAGCCGCGCGCTGATCGGCTCACGGCCCCGGCCCTTCTTGTCCTGGCGTGAATACGGGTAGTACGGCGCCACGACGGTGATGCGCTTGGCCGACGCCCGCTTGGCGGCGTCGAGCATGATCAGCGTCTCCATCAGCCACTCGTTGACCGGCGGGCCGAACGACTGCAGGAGGAAGAAATCGCAGCCGCGGATCGAGACCTCGAACCGGGTGAGGATCTCGCCGGACGCGAAGGTGCGGTGCTCGGTCGGAACAAGCTCGGTCCCGAGGGCAGCCGCGACCTCGTGCGACAGCGCCGTGTGGGACCCCCCGGTCGCGACGACGAGCCGCTTCTTGGTCTTGGCGACCAGTCCCGGAGCGATACCCCGTGCGACGTCGAGGTCAACCGTGTTCTTCTTGCGAGCCATCGTCCGCTTCCTGTGAAGACCGTGCGCGAGCCGCTGCTGCGGCGGCGCCAGTACCCGGTCTGTTCTTCTCGACCCACCCCTCGACATTGCGCTGGGGGGCGACGCTGAGGGCGAGAGCACCGGCGGGCACGTCCTTGCGGATGACCGCTCCGGCACCTGTCTTCGCGCCCTCCCCGATCTTAACGGGCGCGACGAAGACGTTGTGCGAGCCGGCGTGGACCTCGTCGCCGATCACGGTGCGGTGCTTGGCGAGATCGTCGTAGTTCGCGGTGATCGCGCCGGCGCCGAGATTGACGCCGCGGCCGATCTCGGCGTCGCCGACGTAGGACAGGTGCGGCACCTTGCTGCCCTCGCCGATGACGGCGTTCTTCGTCTCGACGAAGGTACCGATCTTGCCCCGCTCCCCCAGCTGCGTGCCGGGGCGGAGGAATGAGAACGGGCCCACCGTCGCGCCGGCGCCGATCACGGCGAGCGTGGCGTCGCTGCGGGTGACCGATGCGCCCGCGCCGACCTCGCAGTCCGAGAGGGTGGTGTCCGGCCCGATCGTGGCACCCTCGGCGACCACCGTCGAGCGCAGGATGTGCGTGTTCGGCAGGACGGTGACGTCGGGGGCGAGGGATGCCGTCACGTCGATCCAGGTCGTCGCAGGGTCTTGGACGGTCACTCCCTCGAGCTGCCAGCGCCGCACCGTGCGCGCGTTCAGGAGGCGGCCCGCCTCGGCCAGCTGCACACGGTCGTTGACCCCGACGATGAGGGTCGGATCTGCGACCAGGCGCGCAGCGACGGACAGCGCGTCCGAGCGCAGCATGCCGATGACGTCGGTGAGGTACTTCTCGGCCTGCACGTTGTCGGTGCTGATACGCCCGAGGCGCTCGCGCAACGGCCCCGCCCGGAAGGCGTAGACGCCGGCGTTGATCTCGTCGACCGCGCGCTCGGCCTCGGTCGCGTCCTTATGCTCGACGACGCGATCGACGCCCCCGGCGGTGTCGCGGATGACGCGTCCGTAGCCCGCAGGATCGTCGAGCCGAGCGCTCAGCATCGTCGCCGCCGCGCCGGACGCCCGATGCGCGCGCACCAGATCGCCGAGTGTGACGTCGTCGAGCAGCGGCACGTCGGCACTCAGGACGAGCACATCGCCGTCGAAGCCCGGGAGCTGGTCGAGGGCGACCTCGACGGCCCGGCCGGTCCCCGGGACCTCGTCCTGGTCGACGACGGCGACCTCGGGCGAGACGCCGAGCACCGCCTCGGCGACCCGATCGCGCTCGTGACGCACGACCACCAGCACGTGGGCCGGGGCGAGATCGCGTGCCGTGTCGAGCACATGCCCGAGCAGCGGCCGACCGCCGATGCGGTGGAGCACCTTGGGCAGGGTCGACTTCATGCGCGTCCCCTGTCCGGCCGCGAGGATGACGACGGCGAGGCGGGGGTCGAGAGGGGTGTCGCTCATGCTCCGCCGCCAGGACTCGAACCTGAACCTCACAGCTCCAAAGGCTGTCGTGCTGCCATTACACCACGGCGGAACGCTGCGCCGAGGGGCAGCGGCTCAAGTCTGCCAGAGG
Protein-coding sequences here:
- the glmU gene encoding bifunctional UDP-N-acetylglucosamine diphosphorylase/glucosamine-1-phosphate N-acetyltransferase GlmU, producing the protein MSDTPLDPRLAVVILAAGQGTRMKSTLPKVLHRIGGRPLLGHVLDTARDLAPAHVLVVVRHERDRVAEAVLGVSPEVAVVDQDEVPGTGRAVEVALDQLPGFDGDVLVLSADVPLLDDVTLGDLVRAHRASGAAATMLSARLDDPAGYGRVIRDTAGGVDRVVEHKDATEAERAVDEINAGVYAFRAGPLRERLGRISTDNVQAEKYLTDVIGMLRSDALSVAARLVADPTLIVGVNDRVQLAEAGRLLNARTVRRWQLEGVTVQDPATTWIDVTASLAPDVTVLPNTHILRSTVVAEGATIGPDTTLSDCEVGAGASVTRSDATLAVIGAGATVGPFSFLRPGTQLGERGKIGTFVETKNAVIGEGSKVPHLSYVGDAEIGRGVNLGAGAITANYDDLAKHRTVIGDEVHAGSHNVFVAPVKIGEGAKTGAGAVIRKDVPAGALALSVAPQRNVEGWVEKNRPGTGAAAAAARARSSQEADDGSQEEHG